In Strix uralensis isolate ZFMK-TIS-50842 chromosome 7, bStrUra1, whole genome shotgun sequence, the following proteins share a genomic window:
- the COMTD1 gene encoding catechol O-methyltransferase domain-containing protein 1 — protein MPLFSVPKEVAVGTAMLGVAFATGMLAGKKYPLVFGTPKSSKSIIGKSNPLWQYILDHSLREHPILKKLRLITADHPWSKMMVSCDQAQLMANLVKLIKAKKVIEIGVFTGYNTLNMALVLPDNGRVIACDINEDYVKIGKPLWKEAGVEHKIDLRIKPAIQTLDELLASGEAETFDFAFIDADKESYNEYYEKCLRLIKKGGIIAIDNVLWSGRVLKPRKDDLATQSIHHLNEKLHRDARVNISMLPMGDGVTLAFKL, from the exons ATGCCCCTTTTCAGCGTGCCCAAAGAAGTGGCCGTCGGGACGGCGATGCTGGGGGTCGCCTTCGCCACGGGGATGCTCGCAG gtaaaaaaTACCCTTTAGTTTTTGGGACACCCAAATCATCCAAGAGCATTATTGGGAAAAGTAACCCTCTCTGGCAATATATACTGGATCACTCTTTGCGGGAACATCCAATTCTAAAGAAGCTGCGACTG aTCACTGCTGATCATCCCTGGAGTAAAATGATGGTGTCCTGTGACCAGGCTCAGCTTATGGCAAATTTGGTCAAACTCATTAAAGCCAAGAAAGTTATTGAAATAG GTGTTTTCACAGGTTATAATACCTTGAATATGGCACTTGTCCTGCCAGATAACGGTAGAGTTATTGCCTGTGATATAAATGAGGACTATGTCAAAATTGGAAAGCCACTGTGGAAGGAG GCAGGAGTAGAGCATAAAATTGACCTGCGGATTAAGCCAGCAATTCAAACACTTG ATGAACTGTTGGCCAGTGGAGAAGCTGAAACCTTTGACTTTGCTTTCATTGATGCGGATAAAGAAAGCTACAATGAGTACTATGAAAAATGTTTGCGCCTCATAAAGAAAGGGGGAATAATAGCTATTGATAAT GTCCTTTGGAGTGGAAGGGTGCTAAAACCAAGAAAGGATGACTTGGCAACCCAGAGCATTCACCACCTCAATGAGAAGCTTCACAGAGATGCACGAGTCAATATCAGCATGCTCCCAATGGGGGATGGAGTCACATTAGCGTTCAAGTTGTAA
- the VDAC2 gene encoding non-selective voltage-gated ion channel VDAC2, translating to MAIPPSYVDLGKSARDIFNKGYGFGLVKLDVKTKSASGVEFTTSGSSNTDTGKVNGSLETKYKWAEYGLTFTEKWNTDNTLGTEIAIEDQIAKGLKLTFDTTFSPNTGKKSGKIKSAYKRECLNLGCDVDFDFAGPAIHGSAVFGYEGWLAGYQMTFDSAKSKLTRNNFSVGYKTGDFQLHTNVNDGSEFGGSIYQKVSDNLETAVNLAWTAGSNSTRFGIAAKYKLDSTASISAKVNNSSLVGVGYTQTLRPGVKLTLSALIDGKSINAGGHKLGLGLELEA from the exons ATGGCGATTCCTCCATCATATGTAGACCTTGGCAAATCTGCCAGAGATATCTTCAATAAAGGATATG GTTTTGGGTTGGTGAAACTGGATGTGAAAACAAAATCTGCAAGCGGAGTG GAATTCACAACATCTGGTTCATCGAACACAGACACTGGAAAAGTGAATGGAAGCTTGGAGACCAAATACAAGTGGGCTGAGTATGGGCTGACTTTCACAGAAAAATGGAACACAGATAACACTCTGGGAACAGAAATTGCAATTGAAGATCAG ATTGCCAAAGGTTTGAAGTTGACATTTGATACAACTTTCTCACCAAATACAGG aaagaaaagtggtaaaATTAAGTCAGCTTATAAACGTGAATGCCTAAACCTAGGTTGTGATGTTGACTTTGATTTTGCTGGACCTGCAATCCATGGTTCAGCTGTCTTTGGTTATGAAGGCTGGCTTGCTGGCTATCAGATGACTTTCGATAGTGCCAAATCAAAATTGACAAGAAATAACTTCTCTGTGGGTTACAAGACTGGAGACTTCCAACTGCACACTAATGT CAATGATGGTTCAGAATTTGGTGGGTCAATTTACCAGAAAGTGAGCGACAATCTTGAAACTGCTGTAAACCTGGCCTGGACAGCAGGTAGCAACAGCACTCGCTTTGGCATTGCGGCTAAATACAAGTTGGATTCCACTGCTTCTATCTCT gcaaaagTGAACAATTCTAGTCTAGTCGGAGTGGGTTACACCCAAACCCTGAGGCCAG GTGTGAAGCTTACGCTGTCTGCCCTGATAGATGGAAAGAGCATCAATGCTGGTGGCCATAAACTTGGTCTTGGCCTGGAATTGGAGGcttaa